ttggatttttttcatttgatgCATGAGCCAAAGGTGTCAATCTAATGCTGCCATTAACCTGTTGGCATGACAACGACTATGACGTCATAGCCCAGTCACGGCTCTAAGGTTATATAGGTCAGCTATTTTGAGCTATCTGCACACTGTAAATATACCTGAAAATACTCAATGAACTTACATTTAATCAACCATCCATTATATTATCATTGAGGAAAATATGAGACTTAATCTATACACAAAAAAGGTAACAGCAAGAAGAGATACGGTCTCGAATTCGCCCCTTCAAACTgtctataataattattaaaaataaaataatgctttGTTACAAAACTTCTAATAAATCGGTACTATGGTTATAATAcagaaatgtttatttattattattttatatttacatttttagtaAGGCTTTAGATACTTTTCTAGATTGTTCCTTATATTATTGTGAATctaaataaaagtttggtCAAAAGTGACATTTTTATGAAAGCAGTGTAAtataaagtaaaatttgaAGACTAATGGTTTCAAAATATATACTTATCAGGGCtagattttttgttagttttataaaaaaaaactttaatttacttttaagaCACGACATAGTGACTGATGAAgtcattatttaaaacattctTGTcagaaattttcaatttggcTTCGAGTAGATTTTTAATTAGGCTCTCATGATAATACGTTTTGGTGGTAAATTACACAAGCAtacttattttgtatttttgattgtatttgatttaaattttcgttataaaatatattacaaaTTGCAACAAAGtgcattttgtttataagtgcGGTCATTCAACTGTTGTAAACAAAGAATAGTTCAGGCGTTTGGCGTTTCAGCGGCGCCACTTGTAGCTGAAAGCTCGCTGATAATATCACAAACTGTTTCAGGAGCTTTCAGCATACTTTCAGAACTTTACAGAGCCCTCTGTTAGACATACTCTGCTTTAATCTGTTATTAGACTGAATCATCGTGAGCAATCAATAAATTAGTAGAAATAGTAGAAAATAAGGAGATCTGAAActgaatcaaaaataaaatatattcggaaaatattttaaatctaaactaaaaacaatagaaaattaattacttaccTAAACctggattttaaataaattcgtttgtttacacattggtattattaattaGTAGGTAATTggcataaaatatttttatttggaagAGGGCATAGTGTGATTTTAAGTAACGGTAATTTGATTGACGTTCTAGtgtaccaaaaataaaaattctatttttacttaaagttaaaaataggctattcatttttgtataaaatttataactcttTTCTAGTTtcagttaaaatatttaaaattaatataagttttattaaatatatattatatattcaTTGATATCATATCGTATATTCATTATATTCatgtaagtttttattttcttctttggATCTATAGTAAAAGTGAAAACAAAACGCATTGTCAATCgctgaaattgaaaataaattcggcttttgtttaaataatttttaaaatttaaacattttttaatctttgtCCCGTTTATGTCATTTAAAATACCTTCATAGAGTTTCCAATTTTTCCTTTGAAGCTATTTATAcaagtgaaaacaaaatacatTGCCAATCGCTTCTTAGAAGCGTTAGTTGTTTACCAAATAAAGATAAatatagaaaataaatttgtagtcTTTACTTTATTCGCAAATATTACATATTTGCTAATAGTTTAACTGAGGAAATGATCTATCATCATTCATCACTAAATATACTGGACCATCGAATTTTTCCTCCAATAACAATCCGAGTCGAGAATAACTCGCAGAAAGAGGTATCAGATCACCCCAAGTCTATTTTGGTGGCGAGGTAGTGGAACCTACCTAAATGGTCGCCGAAGGGGGGCGTCGGGAATCTGGTGGGGACTTACGATCTCTGCCAGAGAGTCCTTCAGGAAATTATCCAACAGTCACCACAGGGATCTCTTGTTGGCTGCTCACTGTTCCATCGTTTAACAAAGGTACGTAGAAGATTATATAACTCGGGGGTGCAAAAGTTAAGTGTCAGTGAACAAGTTTAgtgatacaaaaaatacaattcttAAAAAACACTCGCATTGTTtccattttcaaataataaattcgaaataaataagAGTGAATTGAGGTTGAGGGCTATTTTGGGAGTAATTGGAGAGATGTGGAAGTTGTGGATGCCAAATTAGGCGGCCGGTCTGCGGCACAGTTATTTTCAAACCGAGCTAAAAATAGATTGGCTTGAATTATGCGCACTTTCGAAAGCTcgtagaatttaattttttatttattttcgaaacGAACACTtaactgaaaaatatttttctagaaCAACTAAACAACCCTTCACCATGGCGGACGATGAGGTTAGGTAAGTAGTActgatatagaaaaaaataccattttttataatttacgttacttattttcttcttttttttcatgtactttttcgaaaattctacAGTATGACGTTCGGATCTGCTGTTCTTAAAATAGCAGGTAAATATCATGCATGTCTTCAGAGTGACACTAAAATTAATCTACTCAGTTTGACAAAGAGTAGAATTTATTTCGCTTATAGTTAAAGTAAATACAGAACAAATACACAATTCTACCTACAAGTAGATACATTTAAGAgtgttattttgcaaaaatacacTACTACGAACCAATGAACACTTACAGAccccaattaatttttgtagaagTAGTAGAGTAAGTAGCGGAGCTACGTGTAGTATTTGAGTTTTCTTATCCTTTTATCTTGcttagttttaaaatagtagATATTTGGAAAGTCGTGGATTATGAGTAAGTTAGTTGCTTGTTGAGTGTTGTGACTAACCACACACCAATCTTCAAACCACATTACTTGTCCCTAATTAGCACATTTTTGTGATTAATTCTTTCAAATGCACTGATCTAATATCCACAAAACAATTGTGAAACACCATTTTTCACTAAGCCATCAGTTTGCAAATTGTTGCACTGTCCCTAATCTTCCCTTTACGTCATATAAAGttgatgttttaattttatgtgaCGTCCTTTTCACTTCTTTTGCTAATATTTTTGATTCTTTTGCAGAGAAAGAAACTGGAGGAGGCATGtagaaaaaacgccaaaaaggACAATTTGAGTAcacaaaatagcaaaaaatgcTATTCTGTGTACTTGGGGTAGGTATGCTAacgttttttgctaaaacaggAAAAGAAGAGGAAGCAGGCGGAGATCGAGCGCAAGAGGGCCGAAGTCAGGGCCCGCATGGAAGAGGCCTCGAAAGCCAAGAAGGCCAAGAAAGGTTTCATGACCCCTGAGAGAAAGAAGAAACTTAGGGTGAGTTTAAGGCGCTGTTTGCAAGCGGTTTTGTCAATGCCTGTTTACAGTTGCTGTTAAGAAAGAAAGCCGCTGAGGAATTGAAGAAAGAGCAAGAACGCAAAGCCGCCGAAAGAAGACGCATCATTGAGGAGCGTTGCGGTAAACCCAAGCTCATCGACGATGCCAATGAAGGTATGAGTTATTTGTGTTTGGTGTATTTTGGGCGTTATCATCAGACAAAGTATTTTTGACGTCTGTGGTTGAGTCTTCGCCAACGTAATCTGTGTTTTATTTAGATGAGTTGCAAAGTATCTGCAAACAATATTACACCAAAATTCAAGAATTGGAGGGACGCAAGTATGATTTGGAATATATCGTTAGAATGAAAGATATCGAGGTTAGAGTAACTGCATACAGATGGTATTGTGACTCTATATGCATGTTCTGAACTGCAATTCGTGGGATTTTGCTTTTTGCCGGGACGAACGAATGCAGTTCGCTCTGTTTTTGAACGTATTCATACAGTGTACGTCCTTTTTCTACGCTATACTTGTATCTCGTGCGCcttatttttaagtaataacACTTATACCTACATATACAGACATGAGAGGAAGGTGGACCCAATCATTTTGGCTCGACGTTCCTTTTTTAACTACAGTTTAGTCCACACACTTGTATATTCTAGGAAGCCTTAAGGGTATTTGCCAACAATATCATAAACGTATAGGAGAACTTGAAAATCAGAAATATGATCTTGAAAAGGAGGTGGAATTCAGAGATTTTCAGGTAGAATGGGCACTTAGGAGGGCATGTACGCACATGCGTAGAGAACGTTCACTTACACACTGTAGAGCTTATGCACAGTTAATAGTTTTCGGATACGAGACGAAACAACTAGACatgaatttttgcaattttataaatacacAATATGTATCTACACATTTTTGTAATGATACCTTTAAGCTTGGCTTTTCCTTCTACGTTCCCAGACCAAGAAACGTTACACTCTGTGCTCCAGAAACCTGATCCTTTGTTGTGATAACTGTGTTGTTTCTTCTAGCTGAACTTCAAACTATTTGTCAAAGCTATCACCAAAGAATTGCGAAACTTGAAGGGGATAAATATGACTTGGAAATAATCGAAAAGCAAAAAGCCCGTGAGGTACAACCATACACGATACACAGGCCTTGCGATTTTTTATAGTTATAAGAATGGCAGAATGGGCGAaaccaacttaaaaaatccttcggattttttaggttggttGCTGTTGCAATGTAAATATGTTGCCGAGCTATGTATTTAGGACTACAGTTGCTGTTCTCCTATGTTGACTTGGAGAATGAAATCCCGACCAACCAATCCTATCTACACAAGCACACACCTTGTTCCCCTCGTGCATCATTCCGATTTTTCTGAATCATGCACATGGGCTCTCAGCGGTTGTGTATTTTTGCTGACTGCTGGTTCCCTTTCCGATTCTAGGCCAGCTGAAGAAGATTTGTAAAGAGTATTATGATCGAATGTACATTTGCGAGGAACAGAAGTGGGATTTGGAACGCGAAGTCCGAAAAAGAGATTGGGAGGTACCGACCACACTGTTTTACGCTTCACATCATTACATACAACGATATTTATCTCATCCCTTGTTTTGATCAATTTTAAACACAGCCCAGTGttcaaaatttgtcaaaatgtGTCAGTCCTGTGGTACATATTTCAATTGACCATACTTTACCTCCGTCAGAGTACATGAAGTGTTAAGCCGTAAGATCCCGTCCTGCGTAACACCACCGTTTTAACTAACACCACTAACATCGAGTAAACCCAGGGCTGCTCTCATTCAACAAAATTCATACATTTGTATATActcagatttaatttaatccgtTGCAAATATGTTTTCAACAATTTGTGACAACTGCTGGTCCTGAAACAACCACCGCTTTCTCCTCGTCCTCGAGCTCAGTCAAACagctttttaacaaaacaaagcGTCCAACCTGGCAACTTCGTCCCCCAAACGGCATGGCTCTTCATGCTTTGTTCTTGAACCGTGTTTTTTACGTTCCAAATCGCCAGTTTCATGACAGGAAGGAATCGGAACCTATGGGAAGTGCCATGCTCACTCCTTTTTACCAATCCTTCACGTTTCAGGATCGGTTTAACTTGTGAATAATACTAGGTCAGGACAACACGGCCGTGCTGTTCTGAACGTTTAGTAGCTAGCTTTCGGAAACGCTGAGTATGACCAGAATTCACTATAGTCGACTATCCCTCCGGACTCATCATCGTAACTTCAATTTTTCACTGTTTTGTAACGTTTTTATTACAGAATCTCCGATTTTGCAACGAAGTTACGTTCCCCCCACCTCACCCCTATTTTCACtgagaaattattttgtattttgagATTTCTCATGGCTGTATATTGTGTATATTTTTGTAGTAGATGGTTTTGTTAATACTATTACAGGCGGTATCCCCACATTTTTACCCCACCTGTTTGTCTAGTCGTCTTGGTATCTTGCCTAGCTTTTCACTCGTGCCTAATTTTCCTTTAGTCACTAACACTAAATGTCGATTTTCgcaacatttcgctttttcgtTTGTTCTTCAGCGTGTGGTTTTTTAATTGCACCGAATACTAATTTTTTGTCAGTGCCAATGTTGTTCCATCTGTTTCACGAATTGTCAatcattgttaataaatcattcCGACAGAACAACATTGACTATCATATCATTTACTAGCAcaatactcaaaaattttcgTGTCTAGATCTCCGACCTCAACAGTCAAGTCAACGACCTTAGGGGCAAATTGTGAGTATAGCACAAATTTTGtctacttttaataaaaaatgccgTTACCAGCGTCAAACCAACCTTGAAGAAAGTCTCCAAATACGAGAACAAATTCGCCAAGTTACAAAAGAAGGCCGCTGAGTTTAACTTCAGGAATCAACTCAAAGTTGTAAAGAAGAAGGAGTTCACCCTTGAAGAAGAAGACAAAGAGGTGAGAAAAACCGTTTTAATGTCATCCAGAAATAtcgatttaaataatttctatcttatttttgtaaaaataagtaTTAGACGCAAAAATAAGTGGTCATGATCGCATATTTTGATCCTGGCCACTTGCTATATTAAGAACGTACTagaatataaatttattttccgcAGCCGAAGAAATCTGAAAAGGCCGAATGGCAGAAGAAGTAAATTAAAGAGCCGTCAACATTTTTACCATGACCTAAcgataatttaaacacaaattattaataaagtatACACAACTACACAACtttgcaattattttcttttctcgcctcttttttacaatttcttcttttttaataatctaaatatttttacttgcactaattttttgtgcactgATTTTTGAAAGCTTTTTCCTTCTGGAAAATGAATAAAAGGTGAGCTATTGGCTTTGCTAATTTTCGTTGCCTACGCATCTAAATTTCTCGCTAAATTGCTCTTGTTTGTTGTTCAATTCTCAATTTTTGTGAAACTTGTATGAAATGTTTATAATTGTTGCTAAACTGCTTTAAATAACTTTTCAGAACGCTTCAAAAGCTGAACATGCGGCTAAGGTAAAAAACCTACCTAATTACACAGCACTCCTGTAGCATTGCATTTACCTTTTGAGTTTCTGTTTTTCTTGCAGCATTTTGCTCTTTACACATATGTTAATTACCCTATAGATGTGGTAAACTACATTTTcgatgttttatattttttattaagtagaTTTGATAGCATCCTTTGCACATATATTGCTGCGTACTTTGcaatatttgcaattttttgttgcacaTTTTAGCGCTTAAACAattctcatttattttttaaaattacagaaGAAACCAGATTGGTCCAAGAAGGGAGAGGAAAAGAAGGTACAAGAAGTCGAAGCATGAATCCCCTAACTCCTCCCAACCTGTTTGGGATTTTTCTTACCAAAATATATTTTGTCGTATATGTTTGTGTCTTAAGGATGTTTCCATGTCCTGACGTCAAAATATGTATTTGTAAACCtaagttattaaaacattCATCTTAAATGTGTTGTCTTGTTCCTTGTGCTCCTccttttattgtttaaatttttcccCAATACAGAAAATCATTCCATAATTTTTGTTCTGTTATGTAGACGTTGAATTCAtgtcaatttaattaaaaaaaaatcgtaaatgataaaaaaatttaaaggaaaACGGGGAAGAAGGCGAAGCCCCGCCTGCAGAAGGTCAACCTCCTGCCGAAGGCGGTCCTGCCCCTGAAGGAGCACCTCCTTCAGAAGGTGCTCCGCCCGCCGAAGGCGCCCCTGCACTTGAAGGAGCCCCACCGGCTGAAGGCGCCCCACCCGCTGAAGGGGCCCCTCCCGCTGAGGGTGCTCCACCAGCCGAAGGGGCCCCACCTGCTGAAGGTGCACCACCTGCAGAAGGCGCTCCGCCCGCAGAAGGTGCCCCACCCGCCGAAGGTGCCCCACCGGCAGAAGGCGAAGCCCCCAAACCGGAAGAGCCCACCGGCGGTGAGTATCTAAGGTGACCCAGGTCACCTTACAACAATGATGTTGCTGCTCATTTCAGGATTCGAGACATTTAAACAACTTGTAATACACGAAAATTACGATATTATTGCTTTACCCGAAACAGTCCTAGCCCCCACTGAAAACAAAGAAGTAGTTTCTATCCCCAATTATTCTTTAGTAGAGAACCGTAAGAATAGTGGCGACGGCGTGGTTttgtacataaaaaattcgctTAAATATAAAGTTGTTGATTTGACAGCCGATAATCCGGAAGAGCCTCAGTTGAATTTCGATCAACTTTTGGACAAACTGAAACAGAGTGGTAAGTGCTTCATGATCACGCCATCATCAAGCACACCACCATCGtctctcatttaaaaaactgccaATTCCTGTTActatttacattttctaaaGCTGCAGCAGCTCCGGCGACAGAAGGCGAAACACCAGCAGCTCCTGCTGGAGAGGCTCCTGCCGTTCCTGCCGGAGAGGCTCCAGCCGCTCCTGCTGCGGAAGCTCCGGCCGCTCCTGTTGAGGGAGCTCCAGCGGAAGCGCCCCCTGCAGCTGCAACAGCGGAAACACCAGCAGTGCCGGCGGAAACACCTCCTGCTGAAGCACCACCAGCTGAAGCTGCGCCGGCTGCTGAAGCCGCTCCTGCTGAAACTGCCCCTGCTGAACCTGCCGCTGAAACTGAAACTGAGGTGCCGCCAGTTGAAGCATCAGCTACTCCTATCATTGAAggtaaaaatcgaaaattcaCGTTATCTGATAGTGTAATCCGTTATCATATTTTCAGCTGCCGCTTAAAAATGAAGCCATATCTGTGCCGCCACGCTGCTATTGTTccactttgttttattattgaactgtttgatttattttattgtagtttttgagaaatatattattttttagacttTGTCCATTTGTTTTATTGACGGAAGTGTATCCGAAAATCACTCCCATGGTCATAAACCCATTGTTGCGGTTCGTCCTACCCATCAACTAGTCACGTGATGCAAGAGCACGCGTATGTTAGAAATTTAATCCGTTCCTCCGTCAGTGCGCAACCGACAAGCTGTAGTGAGATATTTTGTGTTGTGTGGTTTGAAAGAAACATCGTGGgttgaaaaattaacataaatttctTATTTGGATAAAACTGTGGCAATGTAAACATTCTACAGTCTtggaaacacaaaaaaagtaagtcaaatattttttcttttttttttaaataaatcattcaaCAATTAGATGATTAATATCGAATGCTTAATTCACGTTCTGAATTGGTTTGTTGAGGTAGCATTATTGCTTGTCTTGCCAGGTTTTTATTTCACCAAGGTTAAATGATGTATAgcacatttaaatttattcaaaacttccttttaacaaaatttgtcgacgaaaaataaataaaatgtaacgCAGACTGTTTAGTCACAAGAACatacttacttttatttatcaaaggTTATAAATTATCGTTGATAAAAGGTCGATTGTGACGTAGCGccatacatttttattatttttaatcatttgtaaaagttaaattaatttggcaaATTTCAATTAACACAATAACATAATTGGTTTATTCCCAAAatataaatgagaaaaaagtaatactaataattatttacacgATGACACTCTTCTGGTATATTTGTGGAGCACCCACCTACCTTGagtaaatatatatttttatttagcttTGAAATTCCTTCCTATTATGACTTCCCAGACAAGCAGAAAATATTAcaagttttctaattttaacacgtacgtgacaattaaaaatgtgttttcaaGATAATGTATCTTCTAacaagatttttaaataattcacgTCCGAAaccgtgtttaaaaaacattgcGAGATTCTAGGTTTAAAATTATCCCCTGTATTGAGTtgcattttgtaataattttatttctgtatgCGAAGTATTGCGAAGCCAGTGGAGAGGATGTAATCTTGACTGGCAACTTTGAAAATCTATTGGACGTCCAAATTTACTAGTGCTAAAATTGTGCTAAGTGCTAAAATGATAATTGGTTTCAATGTTTTCCTGCACGCGAAATAAATCGTATTTCAACGAGTGCAAGTCGGATCAAAGAACGCCTAATAAGGTTTCCTTACATCATTAAAAATCTTGACCAGAACCCGACCTCGTGGTTTTATAAATTCTGAGAGTATAACCACTGGTATGTCCGTTTATTCAAATCGAATTACCTAcctagttattaaaaaaaatacgcttTTTGAGTGTTGCAACAGGATTTGATGTTAATACTGAGATTTCGGGTTTTCCAGTGATACAACATGATAAGTcatgtattgtttttatgttaattttagtTGTCCTTTTTGGATGCTtgccatttaaattttaaaatctttgaCGACGTAATCGCACTTGCGACAAAGTCCAGAATGACATTTTCAGTTGGagattctgaattttttttagatggCACCATCGAACTTTACCTCCGGTTAACAATTTTACGTTAAATATTTGCCAAGGAAAGCCTTATTATCTGGGTACAGTGTTGCAAACTGTTAGCAAACATACTTTCAAGTCAACAGAAAGTCATTTTGGATCACTTCGTATGTAGTAAATTATCGTAGATTTTTTGTGTTGTGTTCGGCAATttggtgaaaataaaaaacagtgacCAAGAACGATAGTTTGAGTTGGCATTACTGAATTTAAGATGTACTTCCCTTTAGTTAAAGTAAATAGAAAGATAAGCCGCAAACTTGTTACGAAACATGTATATGctgaacaaataaaaataatatccgGTTGCAGTATTCctcttaaaattttgttgccaacttaaacaGCCAATTTTAAGTACATGGTAAGTATAACTTATAATTAATTGTATCAGAagtgattaatattttttttcttttctctcCTCAAAACTGagtgaaaattgaaaataaaacatggtACATGATAAAtccatttattttaagtttttttgaaatttgacgaaataatcctataacaataaacaatagaaataaaaaagcagACTGTATATTCTTTATCTCGACCTTATCAACCTGAAAAACGCTCTTATCTATGGTTTGATGACAagagaaatttttgtaaactcTTGAAGGgattattacaaatttaaaatttttgggaacatatttttattagtacTACAGTGGTGTCCGAAAATGCATCAAATTCAGTTTGTTGTATCCGAGGTTTGCCATAAGCggtaataaaaaagtgtcgttttagcagttatttttactttacatgtgaaataaaacgaaataaataagtacACGTCCTATTGTAAACAAAAACTTGAATCCCTTACGAAACAGTTATAGATTCGGAAGAAATGTATGAGAGATTTGGTCTGATCTCTGAGCTTAGTTCTTCAAATTCTTTTACACTGActtaaaattagcaaaaactaCAACAGGAAAACAAGtcctgacacaaaaaaaaataaaaatgtaaaaatttgttaaatgtaCCTAAAAGTTTGTTATGAACGGGAATTGCATCACATTTCAAATCAAATCTAGTTCGTTATATCCGGAAGATCGTTATAACCGGGTTCGTTATAGCAGGACTCTACTGTATTTTGATTTCATATGAAATCCAGTACGAAATTATGTGTTTggcaaaatatttgtttatttattttatagcgGATTTACTGACATTTTTAAGCATACGTAACGTACTTAAATGCCTAAATACGAACTTTAATCTCGCCTTTAATACATATTTGGAATAAAATCATAGtttatggaaaaattattatcatgAGGATCTATGAATAAGTTTTGTCATCAAGTTTTCCATAAATAATCGTGCACATTTATGACTTTATTATACTAAATTCTTAATTCTGAGTCAGGTACCACAGATTTTTTGAATACATATTTGAATGTGAATCGACCTTAAATTCTAatttaagtcatttcgaaatCTCCGGggcttgtaattattttaatcagaTAAACAAAgattgaattattaaaatcaatATGATAAAAGGCTATCGAACAGGTGGTACTCCTTAAGTAGTCCGTAGTGCATTTTTACCAATCAATCACTTCTTAATGTTTTATTCATGTGAATAGAAGAGGCGTACATAATTATTTGTGAACAAACTGAGTCCGCTCGATCTGATCTCTGATGTAAATGTTTATAACTGAAAATATATGCAGCAGTAAATGGTTCCCGACCATTTCAATAGCCAAATAAGCAGATGCTCCATAAAACAACCAGATAAAACGAAAAGGCGGCACcgcttattttttcaatgcatttgtttagtgtttATGGAACGAAATATGACTCAACAACCTGTCGATTGATTACAATCCGACCTTGTACCGCAAACAGCGAAATTAATGTTGTTGTGTAGTGTACCCGCTTGTTGTAAGTGGCGCCCTCACACGTGCCTCGCAGTAACCACCTGCAGTTGTCAGGAAAGTGATGACGATCGCtaaagataaataaatccGCCTAAAAACATCGTACAACTTCCACTTTCCTCGAAAATCGAGCTTAAATTGCCATCCGTGCGCGAAAAGTGCCTTAAACCTGGGTGTGGTGTTGTGCGTTCAACTGTCAATTTATAGGTTATCCAAGTGTCATCGTGAAAGTTCAAAGCCTCCCACTTAATGCCACCGTCTGACATTTCCGAGTGAATCCCTTCGTAATGGCCCTATTCAAAGTCCAAGCACTTTACGATTTCGTCGGCGAGTCCAATACTGCCGAGCTCTCAATTACGACCGGCGAAGTGCTAACGGTTACGAGAACTGACATCGGCGAGGGCTGGTGGGAAGGACTGAACTCGCGGGGGCAGTCGGGGCTCTTCCCCGAGGCCTATGTGGCCAAGATAGAGGAGACGGCGCCCCCGAACATGCCGCCCCCGGCCCTGCCGCCGCAGAACGACTGGACGGGGGCTCAGCAAGACGACGATTGGGACGATGAGTGGGACAATGATGACACATACAGCGAGATCGCTAATAATGCACAAAGGGAGCCCCATTACACTAACGAGCCCAACCAGAATCAGTTCGCCTATGGGAGCGGACAAGTGGATAATATTTCGGAAAGTAGCTATAATGTGGATAACAGAGTCACCAAGAagagtttaaatattttctcgTCGTATGTGAAAAGTGGATtagaaagctatattttcGGTAATGTTTGGTCAAGTTGCGTtggtttgtttattatttatctatttattACGTGTGAGTTCCTCTGGAATGCAagagcaaatatttgttatgcTCTCGAAATGTGAATAAGATAAGAACTGAATTTTATATTGGGTTCATAATCGTACGATTATCGTGTTAATAGATATTTTGCACTGTCAATATTTAACTAAATACAAAACGGAACGTAAAGATATCCTTCAAcggttttttaacaaataattattacctTAACAATGGCTGAAGTTCATGTGACTCAGTCACACTTTTTTCTTGAAGGTTTcctaatataatttttacaactgCAATAATCACAatcataacattttttaaactttgcaaTCTttgtttgtgtatttttttcaaggaaGGAATTATAGCGA
The sequence above is a segment of the Tribolium castaneum strain GA2 chromosome 9, icTriCast1.1, whole genome shotgun sequence genome. Coding sequences within it:
- the wupA gene encoding tropomyosin-1, isoforms 33/34 isoform X3 is translated as MADDERKKLEEEKKRKQAEIERKRAEVRARMEEASKAKKAKKGFMTPERKKKLRLLLRKKAAEELKKEQERKAAERRRIIEERCGKPKLIDDANEGQLKKICKEYYDRMYICEEQKWDLEREVRKRDWEISDLNSQVNDLRGKFVKPTLKKVSKYENKFAKLQKKAAEFNFRNQLKVVKKKEFTLEEEDKEKKPDWSKKGEEKKENGEEGEAPPAEGQPPAEGGPAPEGAPPSEGAPPAEGAPALEGAPPAEGAPPAEGAPPAEGAPPAEGAPPAEGAPPAEGAPPAEGAPPAEGAPPAEGEAPKPEEPTGGFETFKQLVIHENYDIIALPETVLAPTENKEVVSIPNYSLVENRKNSGDGVVLYIKNSLKYKVVDLTADNPEEPQLNFDQLLDKLKQSAAAAPATEGETPAAPAGEAPAVPAGEAPAAPAAEAPAAPVEGAPAEAPPAAATAETPAVPAETPPAEAPPAEAAPAAEAAPAETAPAEPAAETETEVPPVEASATPIIEAAA
- the wupA gene encoding troponin I isoform X9, coding for MADDERKKLEEEKKRKQAEIERKRAEVRARMEEASKAKKAKKGFMTPERKKKLRLLLRKKAAEELKKEQERKAAERRRIIEERCGKPKLIDDANEDELQSICKQYYTKIQELEGRKYDLEYIVRMKDIEISDLNSQVNDLRGKFVKPTLKKVSKYENKFAKLQKKAAEFNFRNQLKVVKKKEFTLEEEDKEKKPDWSKKGEEKKVQEVEA